AAACCTCGTCGTTAATACATCATTACACGCAGGGGTAGAGATTCATATTTTTGATAAAGTATTAAAAACCACCCGCAACTACCCACCATGTAATATAAACTTACAAAACAATAAAGTAGAAATAAACTTTAAAACACATTAGGGCGCATTTAGCGCCCTTTATAATTTACAGTAACCCGCTTACCGTATCATGCGTTTGCTTAGGCCATACACCTACTTGCACTTGTCCAATATGCTGCTTTTGCAGTAATAACATTGCTAAGCGCGATTGCCCGATTCCGCCACCTATCGTTTGTGGGAATGACTCTGCAAGTAACGCTTTATGCCAATCAAATGCTAAACGCTCTTCATCCCCTGTTATGTTCAACTGTGCTTTTAATACGTCAGGGCTCACACGTATCCCCATAGATGATATTTCGAAGGCATCTTCTAATACAGGATTCCACACTAAAATATCGCCATTTAACCCGTTGTATCCATCAGTTGTTTCGGTTGACCAATCATCGTAGTCAGGCGCTCTTACATCATGGATTTTGCCATCACTTAATGCACCACCAATACCAATTAAAAATACCGCACCGTACTCTTGCGCAATGGCTTTTTCACGTTGTTTTGCGCTAAAGTCAGGGTACATTTTACGTAACTGCTCACTGTGTATAAACGTAATTTCACTGGGTAAGAATGGGGCTATGCCAAAGCTTTCACTTACAAACTGCTCTGTTTGCTTAATGCCCTTGTAAATGGCTTTAACTGTGTCTTGTAATGTAGAGACCGTACGTTCACTGCGTTGGCAAATTACTTTCTCCCAGTCCCATTGGTCAACATATACAGAATGGATTGGACTTAATGAGTCTTCATCTGGGCGCAGCGCTTTCATTTGTGTATAAATACCCTCACCTACAGAAAAGCCATAAGTCGCTAGCGTTTTACGTTTCCACTTTGCCAGTGAGTGCACAACTTCATAGCTGCTATCACTTATCGCTTTAACATTTACAGCCACTGCATTTTCGTGACCGCTCAGGTTGTCTTGCGTGCCATCGCCTACTTTAGCCAAAATTGGCGCCTGAACTTCAACTAACCCCAGTTGCTGCTCTAATTGCTGTGAAAAAAATTGCTTAACTTTACTTATTTGCTGCTGTTGCTGCACATAGTGTGAACTCATAATAATTGGCCTCATTCCCAGTTATTGTTACTTGCTTATTTATGAAAAAGCACCTGACTGGCGCCTTTAATGAGGTTACTGTAACGATTTAAACTTTCAATTCAATAACCCATAATAAAAATAGCTTTAAGTTGCAAAATCCATTAATTTAAGCCGCAATAAACTAAACATTCACTAATTTTATAAAGAAAACACAATGGAAAATTATCAAATCGATAATCTCGATAAACAGATACTTCATGCACTAATGGCCAACGCCCGCACAGCCTATGCAGAATTAGCCAAACGATTTGCCGTTAGCGCCGGCACAATTCACGTGCGCATAGAAAAAATGAAACAGGCGGGGATCATCACGGGTACCCAATTAAGCATTAGTACTAAGCAGCTTGGCTACGATGTGTGTTGCTTTATTGGTATCAATTTAAATAACGCGCGCGACTACCCAGAGACACTTATAAAACTAGAAGCACTCGAAGAAGTAGTTGAAGCTTATTACACCACGGGTAACTACAGTATTTTTATAAAAGTAATGGCTAAGTCTATCGACCACTTACAAGATGTACTTATTAATAAAATACAAGCAATAGAAGCTATACAGTCAACCGAAACGCTTATTTCTTTGCAAAACCCAATTAGCCGCACAGTAATGCCTTAATAGGTAAATTCTCGTATAATTGCTAAAAAAGAGGATCACCATGCAGCAAAATCGCTACCAAAGAATAAAAGACGTATTATCACGTCGCCAAACTGACCTAACCGTGTGCCTAGAAGACGTGCATAAGCACCATAATTTATCGGCTATTGTAAGAAGTGCTGATGCAGTAGGCTGCCATCATGTACATGCTGTATGGCCTGAAAACCAGAAGTGGCTTACTAATAACACCTCTGGTGGAAGTAAAAATTGGTTAGAAACACACCTGCATAAAAATATTGATGATGCAGCTGCAATGATGCGACAGTACAACCCTAATGTACAAATACTCGCAACTCACCTTAGTGAAGATGCTGTAGATTTTAGAGAAATAGATTACACCAAACCAACCGCCATTATTGTCGGCCAAGAAAAAACCGGTATTTCTGAGCAAGCACTTAAACATGCCGATCAAAACATTATTATTCCAATGCAAGGCATGGTGCAATCACTTAATGTATCGGTTGCTGCAGCACTTATTTTATTTGAAGCCCAACAACAACGTGAAAAAGCAGGCCTGTATAGTCGCAATATGCTAAGTGAAGAGATTAAACACCCTATGTATTTTGAAGGGTATCACCCCATTATTGCCAAACAGTGCCGTTTAAAAAAGCTGCCTTACCCACCACTTGATGACGAAGGTGAGATTATAGCTAACGAGCAATTTTGGCATGCTTTAAAACATGCTTGATGCATAGCAAACCTGTGAGTACACTTAACTCATTCACAAATAAACAGATTTGAGCCTACATTGTCTAAACCTAGCTTAAGCCAATACCCAATTACAGAATTAAAAGGGGTTGGCCCAAAAATGGCCGAGCGCTTAAAAAAGCTAGGTATAGCGACTGTACAAGATATGCTGTTTCATTTGCCTCTTCGCTATGAAGACCGCACTCGTATATATGCTATTAACGACGTTACTTTACATAGTCACTGCTCTGTAGAGGCTACAATAGAAACAAGCCAAATAACCTTCGGTAAACGCCGCATGTTAGTCGTACAAATAAACGATGGTACGGGTAGGCTCACATTACGGTTTTTCAATTTTACTGCTGCGCAAAAAAATGCGTTTAGTAGTGGAAAGATAATTCGCTGTTTTGGCGAAGTTAGGCGTGGCCGTGTAGGCTTTGAAATGAGCCATCCAGAATATAGCATTAGCGACACACCCAACGAGCAGCCAACAGCAACAACACTCACACCGGTTTATTCAACAACCGAAGGGCTAAAGCAATTATCGATTAGGGGTTTAAGCGAGCAAGCAATAAACTTACTGCACAAATATTCAGTAGAAGAGCTTATTCCTGAAAAATGGCAACCTTCACATATGCAACTGCGTGACGCTATCTTGCTACTTCATCGTCCACCTAATGACGTAGATGTAATTTCACTTGAACAAGGCACTCACCCAGCGCAGCAACGCTTAGTGTTTGAAGAATTACTCGCACAAAATTTAAGCTTATTAAAAGTACGTGAACAGGGGCAGCAAGTAAGCGCAGTGTCTTTGGAACCAACAAACACTTTAGAAAGTCAATTTTTAAAACAACTCCCTTTTGCACCTACGCACGCACAAAGTCGAGTGGTAGCCGAAATTAAAGGTGATTTACAGCATCCTTACCCTATGATGCGCTTAGTACAAGGTGATGTAGGCTCAGGTAAAACCCTCGTAGCAGCATTAAGTGCATTAACAGCAATAGCACAAGGTTTTCAGGTTGCGCTAATGGCACCTACAGAAATACTCTCTGAGCAACATGGCATTAATTTTAAACTCTGGTTTGAAGCACTAGGGATTAACGTAGCCTGGCTTGGTGGTAAAACAAAAGGTAAAGAGCGCATCACTACGCTTGAAAAAATAGCCTCTGGAGAGGCGCAAATGATAGTAGGTACACACGCTTTATTTCAAGATGAAGTAAAGTTCAATAACCTTGTGCTTATCATCATTGATGAGCAACATCGTTTTGGTGTTCATCAACGCTTATCACTGCGAGAAAAAGGTAAATTTGGAAATTGTTATCCTCATCAGCTAGTGATGACGGCAACACCTATTCCTCGTACGCTCGCCATGACAGCCTATGCAGATTTAGAAACCTCAGTAATAGATGAACTCCCACCAGGTAGAACGCCAATTACCACTGTAGCCATCCCTGATACTCGCCGTGAGGATATAATCAACCGCGTTAAACTGGCATGTAACGAACAAGGCAGGCAAGTTTATTGGGTATGTACGCTAATAGATGAATCTGAAGCACTACAATGCCAAGCCGCAGAAGACAGCGCCCTGCAGTTAAAAGAGGCGTTGCCAGAGCTTAATGTAGGACTAGTTCATGGCCGCATGAAAGCTGCAGAAAAGCAGGCAATTATGAGCGATTTCAAAGCTGGTAATATACATGTACTTGTTGCAACAACAGTCATTGAGGTAGGTGTAGACGTGCCCAATGCGAGTTTAATCATAATAGAAAATCCGGAGCGCTTAGGCTTAGCACAATTACACCAATTACGCGGACGCGTTGGGCGTGGTGCCACAGCCTCACATTGTGTACTTTTATATCATGCCCCACTTTCACATACAGCTCAAAAGCGCTTGGGTGTATTAAGAGACAGTAACGATGGCTTTGTCATCGCGGAGCGCGATCTTGAAATACGCGGCCCAGGCGAAGTGCTTGGTACTAAACAAACAGGCTTAGCTGAATTTAAAATTGCAGATCTTACTCGTGATAAACACACGCTAAATCAAGTCAGACCTATCGCACAGCAAATGCTAAAACAAAACCCTGAACTTATAGACCCTTTAATCCAACGTTGGCTCGGCAATAAATCTAATTACGCCCAAGCGTAACTAGCCTTAACCGCTCATAAAGCTCACTCAGTTTGTTTTTAACTTGTTTTACTGATGGCCAAAGCCCCCTAATTACCTACTAAATAGGTATCTGACTGTCTTACTCTACCCATGGGTTTAGATGGGTGTGCATTGTGTGTGCGTATTTTACTTTTCTGCAGACGCAAAAAATCACTTCATCTCTGAAGCGGCTTTCTCGTATTTGGAGCCTTGCTATTTCGTAGTGCCCACAGCGGTTGAGGGTCGCACAGCAAATGGGAAACTATTCATTGGTCGGGGCTCGCCTTCGAGGTGTTTTGTTTGATGTATCGGGATACAAATGCCGTGAAGTACTGGATGTACGAGAGCGGCCACTATTGAGTTTGGCATAGGGTCTTGGCTTTTACTAAACCGCAGACAGCAAAAAACCCGTTACATTGCTGTAACGGGTTTCTCGTATTTGGAGCCTGGCAATGTCCTACTTTCACATAGCAAATGCTACACTATCATCGGCGCTGTTTCGTTTCACTACTGAGTTCGGCATGGGGTCAGGTGGGTCCAAAACGCTATGGTTACCAAGCAAATTAGGTGTCAGTCCGTTTTCACGTACCAACTAAATCTGGAAAATATCTGATAATATTTTTTAAGTCTTTCTAAGCATCTATCTACTTTAGCTATTAACTTCTGTCGCTTGTTTCTGTCACAAAACGCGTTTGGCGTTGTATGGTTAAGCCTCACGGGTAATTAGTACAAGTTAGCTTAATGGCTCACACCACTTCCACATCTTGCCTATCAACGTTGTAGTCTTCAACGGCCCTTCAGAGACTTTAAAAGTCTAGTGAGAAATCATCTCGAGGCCTGCTTCGCGCTTAGATGCTTTCAGCGCTTATCAGTTCCGAACGTAGCTACCGGGCAATGCCATTGGCATGACAACCCGAACACCAGCGGTTCGTTCACTCCGGTCCTCTCGTACTAGGAGCAACCCCTCTCAATTCTCAAACGCCCACGGCAGATAGGGACCGAACTGTCTCACGACGTTCTAAACCCAGCTCGCGTACCACTTTAAATGGCGAACAGCCATACCCTTGGGACCGACTTCAGCCCCAGGATGTGATGAGCCGACATCGAGGTGCCAAACACCGCCGTCGATATGAACTCTTGGGCGGTATCAGCCTGTTATCCCCGGAGTACCTTTTATCCGTTGAGCGATGGCCCTTCCATTCAGAACCACCGGATCACTATGACCTACTTTCGTACCTGCTCGACGTGTCTGTCTCGCAGTTAAGCTGGCTTCTACCATTACACTAACCGTACGATGTCCGACCGTACTTAGCCAACCTTCGTGCTCCTCCGTTACTCTTTGGGAGGAGACCGCCCCAGTCAAACTACCCACCAGGCACTGTCCGTAACCCCGATTCAGGGGCCAACGTTAGAACATCAAAACTACAAGGGTGGTATTTCAAGGACGACTCCACAACAACTAGCGTCGCTGCTTCAAAGTCTCCCACCTATCCTACACATGTAGGTTCAATGTTCAGTGCCAAGCTGTAGTAAAGGTTCACGGGGTCTTTCCGTCTAGCCGCGGGTACACAGCATCTTCACTGCGATTTCAATTTCACTGAGTCTCGGGTGGAGACAGCGTGGCCATGGTTACACCATTCGTGCAGGTCGGAACTTACCCGACAAGGAATTTCGCTACCTTAGGACCGTTATAGTTACGGCCGCCGTTTACCGGGGCTTCGATCAAGAGCTTCTCCCTAAGGATAACCCCATCAATTAACCTTCCGGCACCGGGCAGGTGTCACACCGTATACGTCATCTTGCGATTTTGCACAGTGCTGTGTTTTTAATAAACAGTCCCAGCCACCTGGTCACTGCGGCTCCCGTCCGCTTAGAGAGCAAGTCTCATCACAGATAGGAGCGTACCTTCTCCCGAAGTTACGGTACGATTTTGCCTAGTTCCTTCACCCGAGTTCTCTCAAGCGCCTTAGTATTCTCTACCTGACCACCTGTGTCGGTTTGGGGTACGATTCGGTATAATCTGAAGCTTAGAGGCTTTTCCTGGAAGTATGGCATCAGCAACTTCACACCCTTGGGTGCTCGTCTCGTGTCTCAGCCTAACAGCAACCCGGATTTACCTAAGTCACTAGCCTACTCACTTTCACATGGACAACCATCGCCATGCTTGCTTAGCCTTCTCCGTCCCCCCATCGCAATTATACCAAGTACGGAAATATTAATCCGTTTCCCATCGACTACGCCTTTCGGCCTCGCCTTAGGGGTCGACTTACCCTACCCTGATTAACATGGGATAGGAACCCTTGGTCTTCCGGCGTGCGGGTTTTTCACCCGCATTATCGTTACTCATGTCAGCATTCGCACTTCTGATACGTCCAGCATACCTCCCGGTACACCTTCAACCGCTTACAGAACGCTCCCCTACCACTCATCCTAAGATGAATCCGCAGCTTCGGTGCATAGTTTAGCCCCGTTACATCTTCCGCGCAGACCGACTCGACCAGTGAGCTATTACGCTTTCTTTAAAGGATGGCTGCTTCTAAGCCAACCTCCTGGCTGTCTGGGCCTTTCCACATCGTTTCCCACTTAACTATGACTTTGGGACCTTAGCTGGCGGTCTGGGTTGTTTCCCTCTTCACGACGGACGTTAGCACCCGCCGTGTGTCTCCCGGATATTACTTTACGGTATTCGGAGTTTGCAAAGGGTTGGTAAGTCGGGATGACCCCCTAGCCTTAACAGTGCTCTACCCCCGTAAGTATTCGTCCGAGGCTCTACCTAAATAGATTTCGGGGAGAACCAGCTATCTCCCGGTTTGATTAGCCTTTCACTCCTAGCCACAGGTCATCCCCTAACTTTTCAACGTTAGTGGGTTCGGTCCTCCAGTTGATGTTACTCAACCTTCAACCTGCCCATGGCTAGATCACCGGGTTTCGGGTCTATACCTTGCAACTATTCGCCCAGTTAAGACTCGGTTTCCCTACGGCTACCCTAAACGGTTAACCTCGCTACAAAATATAAGTCGCTGACCCATTATACAAAAGGTACGCAGTCACCTAACAAGTAGGCTCCTACTGCTTGTACGTACACGGTTTCAGGTTCTATTTCACTCCCCTCACAGGGGTTCTTTTCGCCTTTCCCTCACGGTACTGGTTCACTATCGGTCAGTTGGGAGTATTTAGCCTTAGATGATGGTCCACCTATATTCAGTCAAAGTTTCACGTGCTCCGACCTACTCGATTTCACTTAAAATGTCTTTTCATGTACGGGACTATCACCCTGTATCGTGGCACTTTCCAGAGCCTTCCATTAACACATAATAAGCTTAAGGGCTGTTCCGATTTCGCTCGCCGCTACTATCGGAATCTCGGTTGATTTCTTTTCCTACGGGTACTTAGATGTTTCAGTTCTCCGCGTTCGCCTCGTTAACCTATGTATTCAGTTAACGATACCTGCAAGCAGGTGGGTTTCCCCATTCGGAAATCCTAGTCTCAAGCGCTTTTTACTAGCTTGACTAGGCTTATCGCAAGTTAATACGTCCTTCATCGCCTCCAACTGCCAAGGCATCCACCGTGTACGCTTAGTCACTTAACCATACAACCCAAACGGGTCTTTGTTATGTGACAGTTTAACTTCGCCAGAAGTTAATATTGAATACTAAAGTAGATACCAATCAATCAACTCAAAGAGTGATTAAATGGCACTGAATGATACTGCTATCATTCTTTTTTACTTTTGAAAACTCTTGATAAATACGAATATTTATCAGAATTTTATTATCAGCTTTTCCAAATTTTTAAAGAGCATATTAATTAGTAAACTCAAAGAGTATTACTAACTAACAATCATCTGTGTGGACACTACGAACAAATAAGTTCTAAATCGTATAAGGAGGTGATCCAGCCCCAGGTTCCCCTAGGGCTACCTTGTTACGACTTCACCCCAGTCATGAATCACTCCGTGGTAAACGTCCTCCCGAGGGTTAGACTATCTACTTCTGGAGCAACCCACTCCCATGGTGTGACGGGCGGTGTGTACAAGGCCCGGGAACGTATTCACCGCGTCATTCTGATACGCGATTACTAGCGATTCCGACTTCATGGAGTCGAGTTGCAGACTCCAATCCGGACTACGACGCACTTTAAGTGATTCGCTTACTCTCGCGAGTTCGCAGCACTCTGTATGCGCCATTGTAGCACGTGTGTAGCCCTACACGTAAGGGCCATGATGACTTGACGTCGTCCCCACCTTCCTCCGGTTTATCACCGGCAGTCTCCTTAGA
The sequence above is drawn from the Pseudoalteromonas espejiana DSM 9414 genome and encodes:
- the asnA gene encoding aspartate--ammonia ligase is translated as MSSHYVQQQQQISKVKQFFSQQLEQQLGLVEVQAPILAKVGDGTQDNLSGHENAVAVNVKAISDSSYEVVHSLAKWKRKTLATYGFSVGEGIYTQMKALRPDEDSLSPIHSVYVDQWDWEKVICQRSERTVSTLQDTVKAIYKGIKQTEQFVSESFGIAPFLPSEITFIHSEQLRKMYPDFSAKQREKAIAQEYGAVFLIGIGGALSDGKIHDVRAPDYDDWSTETTDGYNGLNGDILVWNPVLEDAFEISSMGIRVSPDVLKAQLNITGDEERLAFDWHKALLAESFPQTIGGGIGQSRLAMLLLQKQHIGQVQVGVWPKQTHDTVSGLL
- the asnC gene encoding transcriptional regulator AsnC, whose translation is MENYQIDNLDKQILHALMANARTAYAELAKRFAVSAGTIHVRIEKMKQAGIITGTQLSISTKQLGYDVCCFIGINLNNARDYPETLIKLEALEEVVEAYYTTGNYSIFIKVMAKSIDHLQDVLINKIQAIEAIQSTETLISLQNPISRTVMP
- the trmH gene encoding tRNA (guanosine(18)-2'-O)-methyltransferase TrmH, coding for MQQNRYQRIKDVLSRRQTDLTVCLEDVHKHHNLSAIVRSADAVGCHHVHAVWPENQKWLTNNTSGGSKNWLETHLHKNIDDAAAMMRQYNPNVQILATHLSEDAVDFREIDYTKPTAIIVGQEKTGISEQALKHADQNIIIPMQGMVQSLNVSVAAALILFEAQQQREKAGLYSRNMLSEEIKHPMYFEGYHPIIAKQCRLKKLPYPPLDDEGEIIANEQFWHALKHA
- the recG gene encoding ATP-dependent DNA helicase RecG encodes the protein MSKPSLSQYPITELKGVGPKMAERLKKLGIATVQDMLFHLPLRYEDRTRIYAINDVTLHSHCSVEATIETSQITFGKRRMLVVQINDGTGRLTLRFFNFTAAQKNAFSSGKIIRCFGEVRRGRVGFEMSHPEYSISDTPNEQPTATTLTPVYSTTEGLKQLSIRGLSEQAINLLHKYSVEELIPEKWQPSHMQLRDAILLLHRPPNDVDVISLEQGTHPAQQRLVFEELLAQNLSLLKVREQGQQVSAVSLEPTNTLESQFLKQLPFAPTHAQSRVVAEIKGDLQHPYPMMRLVQGDVGSGKTLVAALSALTAIAQGFQVALMAPTEILSEQHGINFKLWFEALGINVAWLGGKTKGKERITTLEKIASGEAQMIVGTHALFQDEVKFNNLVLIIIDEQHRFGVHQRLSLREKGKFGNCYPHQLVMTATPIPRTLAMTAYADLETSVIDELPPGRTPITTVAIPDTRREDIINRVKLACNEQGRQVYWVCTLIDESEALQCQAAEDSALQLKEALPELNVGLVHGRMKAAEKQAIMSDFKAGNIHVLVATTVIEVGVDVPNASLIIIENPERLGLAQLHQLRGRVGRGATASHCVLLYHAPLSHTAQKRLGVLRDSNDGFVIAERDLEIRGPGEVLGTKQTGLAEFKIADLTRDKHTLNQVRPIAQQMLKQNPELIDPLIQRWLGNKSNYAQA